The following are encoded together in the Arcticibacterium luteifluviistationis genome:
- a CDS encoding sensor histidine kinase, producing the protein MLKKISLLLVFIIFNGASVAQNLSVEKIPLCKNCLDSLANIFWGNEVNSLERLTEKTTKTNFIELTETETFLFFAGDAEKVHLKVINKADTTSYFGGRFQPDGMLESRYARVFIPIKLKSGYNKLISTSENLSSTKYFHQPVLIKGVEIKRGVEYFKDNYLISSFINVLVILALLWFLIYSLFNYFFYKNNYYNYYSQYLLVIICFFLFLSDDIYLTHFLFPNRPELYIVVSIALQPLTYVFYSRFVMNFLEFKSQERVAYKWSIIFQFYVFSVGLLNSFYLYTTYGQSPANEVMTKLHLGSFAIGLFVLYRIIFYIKGGIKWFIIIGSLAVSIGTMLEYQILYSNSTSATLRSNLEFIPYYLSGFNHLELSFLVEIVVFFFAIGYKTWQKEETHKAYKESTIKELSEKKELESELNKLLNQQLEQSKKDLEIEKLYSENEKTKSSLMMSQLNGLQLQMNPHYLFNSLNSINDIVLSEKPMEASQFLAKYARTMRNTLKNSKETFNTLRRELDFAKDYLDLEQLRFGKRFTYKISAPKDSNVLNLEIPSMVLQPVLENAVWHGMMSLKADGLIEISTESTANGLQVIIRDNGTGLKPKEKSAHKSYGLAIVKEKLSLIEKVHGIKGRLEISDRTDKKGAQAIFSFENLKIRSK; encoded by the coding sequence ATGTTAAAAAAGATTAGCTTACTTCTTGTTTTTATAATTTTCAATGGTGCCTCAGTAGCTCAGAACCTATCTGTTGAAAAAATCCCGCTTTGTAAAAACTGCTTGGATTCTTTAGCTAATATTTTCTGGGGCAATGAGGTTAACTCCTTGGAGAGGCTAACAGAGAAAACGACTAAGACCAATTTTATTGAATTAACAGAAACCGAAACGTTTCTTTTTTTTGCGGGAGATGCCGAAAAAGTGCACCTAAAGGTGATTAACAAGGCTGATACCACATCTTACTTTGGCGGAAGGTTTCAACCTGATGGAATGCTTGAGAGTAGGTATGCTAGGGTATTTATTCCAATCAAACTTAAGTCAGGATATAATAAGCTAATATCAACTTCAGAGAATCTTTCTTCCACAAAATATTTTCATCAACCCGTTTTAATAAAAGGAGTAGAGATAAAAAGGGGAGTAGAATATTTTAAAGATAACTACCTCATTTCAAGCTTTATCAATGTTTTAGTGATACTCGCACTACTTTGGTTTTTGATATATTCCCTATTCAATTATTTCTTTTACAAGAATAATTATTACAACTACTATTCGCAATACCTCCTTGTAATTATCTGCTTTTTTCTATTCCTCTCAGATGACATTTATTTAACACACTTTTTATTTCCTAATAGGCCTGAATTATACATCGTAGTATCCATAGCACTACAACCTTTGACCTATGTTTTTTATTCCAGGTTTGTGATGAACTTCTTAGAGTTTAAAAGTCAAGAGAGAGTTGCATATAAATGGTCCATTATCTTCCAGTTTTATGTCTTCTCTGTGGGATTGCTAAATTCATTTTACCTGTACACTACTTATGGTCAAAGCCCAGCTAACGAAGTGATGACCAAGTTGCATTTAGGCTCATTTGCTATTGGTCTATTCGTGTTGTACAGGATAATTTTCTATATCAAGGGAGGCATAAAGTGGTTTATTATAATTGGTTCATTGGCTGTTTCTATAGGGACTATGCTGGAGTATCAAATTTTGTATAGCAATTCGACAAGTGCTACGTTAAGGAGTAATCTTGAATTTATACCCTATTATTTATCTGGTTTTAACCATTTAGAATTGAGCTTTTTAGTTGAGATTGTTGTTTTCTTTTTTGCTATTGGATATAAGACTTGGCAAAAAGAAGAGACCCATAAGGCATATAAGGAGTCTACTATTAAAGAGTTAAGTGAAAAGAAGGAGCTTGAGTCGGAATTGAACAAACTACTTAATCAACAGCTTGAGCAAAGCAAGAAAGACCTAGAGATAGAAAAGCTATATTCAGAAAATGAAAAGACCAAGTCTAGCTTGATGATGTCTCAGCTGAATGGCTTGCAGCTACAAATGAACCCACATTATCTTTTTAACTCCCTAAACTCTATAAATGATATAGTACTTTCAGAAAAACCTATGGAAGCCTCTCAGTTCTTGGCAAAATATGCCAGAACCATGAGGAATACACTGAAAAATTCTAAGGAAACCTTTAATACATTAAGGCGAGAGTTAGATTTTGCGAAAGACTATTTAGACCTAGAGCAGCTGAGGTTTGGTAAAAGATTTACGTATAAAATTTCGGCACCGAAAGATTCCAATGTTTTAAATCTTGAGATACCTTCCATGGTGCTTCAGCCTGTATTAGAAAATGCCGTGTGGCATGGCATGATGTCTTTAAAAGCTGATGGGTTGATAGAAATTAGCACAGAAAGTACAGCCAATGGTCTTCAAGTTATTATACGGGATAATGGAACGGGCTTGAAACCTAAAGAAAAGTCGGCTCACAAATCTTATGGCTTAGCAATTGTGAAAGAAAAGTTGTCTTTGATAGAAAAGGTGCATGGCATCAAAGGACGTTTGGAAATTTCTGATAGAACAGATAAAAAGGGAGCTCAAGCAATTTTTAGTTTTGAAAATCTTAAAATAAGGTCAAAATAA
- a CDS encoding sterol desaturase family protein has protein sequence MNFQDALIELQNDKLLLFAIPLFLVSAAIEYLFAKEKHPNLYHRKDFWVSISMGIFSSIVEFLPKLLAFVAFLYLHQISPLKDIVERQWWAWILLFFLDDFSYYWFHRLNHEVRLFWAGHVPHHSSIHMNFGTALRQGVGERIHKFFFWLWLPLLGFDPLMIFTMISLSLLYQFFVHTELVKKLPKWYEFVFNTPSHHRVHHASNIRYLDCNHAGVLIIWDKLFGTFSEELESEKPVYGLTVNIETHNPIKVASHEYTAIWQDIKRAPKFSDKLRYIFLSPGWSHDGEDKRAKTLRKQL, from the coding sequence ATGAATTTTCAAGATGCCCTTATAGAACTTCAAAATGACAAATTACTATTATTTGCCATTCCGCTTTTCTTGGTATCTGCCGCTATCGAATATCTTTTTGCGAAAGAAAAACACCCGAACCTTTATCATAGAAAAGACTTTTGGGTTTCTATCTCCATGGGTATTTTCAGCAGTATTGTAGAGTTTCTACCAAAACTGCTGGCTTTTGTGGCTTTCCTTTACTTACATCAAATTAGTCCATTAAAAGACATTGTGGAGCGACAGTGGTGGGCTTGGATTCTCCTTTTCTTTCTAGACGACTTCTCCTATTATTGGTTTCATAGGTTAAACCATGAAGTCAGACTTTTTTGGGCAGGTCATGTGCCACATCACTCTTCTATCCATATGAATTTTGGTACAGCACTTAGGCAAGGTGTGGGCGAAAGAATCCATAAGTTCTTCTTCTGGCTTTGGCTGCCTCTTTTAGGCTTTGACCCATTGATGATTTTCACCATGATTTCACTGAGTCTGCTCTATCAGTTTTTTGTCCATACAGAGTTGGTAAAGAAATTACCCAAATGGTACGAATTCGTTTTTAATACGCCCTCGCATCATAGAGTACATCATGCTTCTAACATCAGGTATTTAGACTGCAACCACGCGGGAGTTTTAATTATTTGGGATAAACTATTCGGTACTTTCTCAGAAGAACTAGAAAGTGAAAAGCCTGTGTATGGACTTACCGTAAATATTGAAACTCATAACCCAATAAAAGTGGCTAGTCACGAGTATACTGCTATCTGGCAGGACATTAAAAGAGCTCCCAAGTTCTCTGACAAACTGCGGTACATATTTTTATCCCCTGGTTGGAGTCATGATGGAGAAGATAAAAGAGCCAAAACGTTACGGAAGCAGCTTTAA
- a CDS encoding DUF2911 domain-containing protein, with the protein MKKLLLGFAVLFSISASAQNLKTPAPSTTQTIKQDFALSSIEINYSRPSMKGRDIFGGLVPYGDKWRTGANGPTTFTFGQDVTVGGKAIKAGTYSVITVPGKSSWEVMLCTEGTSVPNFKEETVVAKFQANSINLPFDVETFTIMVSNVTNNSADIDILWANKMATIAVSADIDSDIMSQIDNVMNKDNKPYYAAASYYFENGKDINKTVEWAKKAADAQPEAYWVKHLLAKANAKAGNKAAAIAAAKASMELAQKGGNMDYVRLNEALLKTLK; encoded by the coding sequence ATGAAAAAATTACTATTGGGTTTTGCTGTGCTTTTCTCTATTTCTGCATCAGCTCAAAACCTTAAAACACCTGCTCCTAGTACTACACAAACTATCAAGCAAGACTTCGCTCTTTCTAGCATAGAAATCAACTATTCTCGTCCATCTATGAAAGGCCGTGATATCTTTGGTGGCTTAGTACCTTACGGAGACAAATGGAGAACAGGAGCTAACGGACCTACTACTTTCACTTTCGGACAAGACGTAACTGTAGGTGGAAAAGCTATTAAAGCTGGCACATATTCTGTTATAACTGTTCCTGGAAAATCTTCTTGGGAAGTAATGCTTTGCACTGAAGGTACTAGCGTTCCTAATTTTAAAGAGGAAACTGTAGTTGCAAAATTCCAGGCAAACTCTATCAACCTTCCTTTTGATGTAGAAACATTTACCATCATGGTTAGCAATGTCACTAACAACTCTGCTGATATTGATATCCTTTGGGCTAATAAAATGGCAACTATTGCTGTATCTGCCGATATCGATTCTGATATCATGAGCCAAATTGACAACGTAATGAATAAGGACAACAAGCCTTACTATGCAGCAGCAAGTTATTACTTTGAAAATGGCAAAGACATCAACAAAACTGTTGAATGGGCTAAAAAAGCAGCCGACGCTCAGCCCGAAGCTTACTGGGTAAAGCATTTATTAGCAAAAGCAAATGCTAAAGCTGGAAACAAAGCTGCTGCTATTGCTGCCGCTAAAGCATCTATGGAACTTGCTCAAAAGGGTGGAAACATGGATTACGTAAGACTTAACGAAGCTTTGCTTAAAACGCTTAAATAA
- a CDS encoding META domain-containing protein → MLNKVAFLIIGLFMTQLDSCEKTDVAIKEDLAGEWVLKNVFLSDAIDTPCGWEVDKHEPLTLNITKDGNGYSFGGNAVINTYFGSLELISFDEKNQTGKIQTGPIGSTRKGGPENLMNCETRFLTQLDTATDFAFDDNGELRIGNFRDENSHPRDGGYYLIFEKK, encoded by the coding sequence ATGTTAAATAAAGTTGCTTTTCTTATCATCGGTTTGTTTATGACACAACTAGATTCTTGCGAAAAAACGGATGTAGCCATCAAAGAAGATTTAGCTGGAGAATGGGTTTTAAAGAACGTTTTCTTAAGCGATGCCATAGATACCCCGTGTGGCTGGGAAGTGGATAAGCATGAGCCATTAACGTTAAACATAACTAAAGATGGCAACGGATACTCTTTTGGTGGCAACGCTGTCATTAACACATACTTTGGTTCTCTGGAGCTTATTTCTTTTGATGAAAAAAATCAAACAGGTAAAATACAAACAGGACCTATTGGGAGTACGAGAAAAGGTGGCCCAGAAAACTTGATGAATTGTGAAACGCGTTTTTTAACACAATTAGATACCGCTACTGATTTTGCCTTTGATGACAATGGCGAACTAAGAATTGGAAACTTTAGAGACGAAAACAGCCACCCAAGAGATGGTGGGTATTACTTAATTTTTGAGAAGAAATAA
- a CDS encoding 3-coathanger stack domain-containing protein, whose protein sequence is MRNPLFLLLLINFIFIFSSNAQTEFREIELKVNYHNGSRTVCENNHVSLEVNSISDTPYTWVKNDIVFTTTGVPYLEVLEPGIYSVKFKFEDILYSSNNVELKQCYSNTENAPNTTFSKPENTGDKINSSLPSIIADIPTTCNNQDSVTMKIVPSNPSYSYQWYKQNTSNYQYEAIPSATDSTLKTVASGRYQVSVFDGVNLPFNSNSFYLLSEGVLRLKNDNGDLVADNILAVGDTLNLFAELIGPDLPFEGRLENGKGSTGFTMIESPFNLKVVPTMNRQFTVNTYFSQNRCGTFLNSQGSRQVAIIDDSTSVNFESPEDLEVCAGETLFIDYSKIGTWDIQNNKVSMILVPETGSAYSFGTSFQNPLPITVSPNAELNTRFKLSATGIVPYFTSVESAFNFTVTEVGCPTEAIIKSSEGETSCFGLRLEAYPTTSEITGALYQWFFEDEPIPGAINSYYFVYNSGNYKVRVYNENDYNSTSRPYEVFIKPFQAGIEIIEGSGCLNDKEVILKASSPNASYSYKWLYSDKRNSEYSNLNVVDSVISVSIPGFYKLEINNGLCSSTSRAFSFSKEDVMFSTKDDFSTKLIEKGDTVSLKLLFTGNTGPFNFTIDDGKFEKSYFSKVNPAIIKVSPQASRRYIVSEISTGCDFLGRYDLTANDVLINIEDRPSIKLMEPLSLDVCAGDIIEIPFEKTGNWGEDFNVLVGLKDLSSNITHNYFTWEDSLNSIKLPIPPYYVVGTKYKVMVIGNTIPILNPSFIESSFELNLVSNNCFPSEAYLRNSGDCSSKPNYSAYPNGGSYTYQWFYNNTVMTGHTSAYLYDSRVGTFKVKVTNSLGQTIESNEVVSEGNIFGENVYPYLSNSGSAPLCDNSGSANYILNYTSLNSGVTWKWYGMENSTGGLRELAETGPNLSIPSPGRYSIVLKSGDCERVYETNTCETLLLFDSISVCKGQKIFAKMEVKDLGYPFRADSLVLQLVDVTGSTLIADSLTLINRNFSANETKFDLEFTLPNFVSSGDYRLRVIRKNGFIGPLSHGVLNVKAFDKPNSFIQSSNDFITSGESVSLSIQNCTNGTIQWDNGFDGTTRVETLSKSKAYKAICKTENCISDIMTKHIRLDCDPLEMNDIHTSSSKIKTINYESEILCIDYIEDEDWFVWVFNGKPFYFKVSVPYSVPENNLYKVKLTYSENQLIFETLEATLGQYFYNSIHMYDSDGVALLSSAVSNKSNGFSKITYSLTEECPEVKDLYSTLLDIEENEVTNPRAEKITATNKVKDSSTSVFKAENNVILNPGFETKIINMGSFEASIEGCPE, encoded by the coding sequence ATGAGGAACCCACTTTTTCTACTTCTACTAATAAATTTTATTTTCATTTTTTCTAGTAATGCTCAAACTGAATTTAGAGAAATAGAATTAAAAGTCAATTATCATAATGGGTCCAGAACTGTTTGTGAAAACAATCATGTTAGCCTAGAAGTTAATAGTATTTCTGATACGCCTTATACTTGGGTGAAAAATGACATAGTATTTACTACTACTGGTGTACCATATTTAGAAGTTTTGGAGCCCGGAATTTATTCCGTGAAGTTTAAGTTTGAAGATATTTTGTACTCATCCAATAATGTTGAATTAAAACAATGTTATAGTAATACGGAGAATGCACCAAACACTACATTTTCAAAGCCAGAAAATACTGGTGACAAAATAAACTCTTCTCTTCCCAGTATTATTGCTGATATTCCAACAACCTGCAATAACCAAGATTCGGTAACCATGAAGATAGTACCTTCAAATCCATCGTATAGTTACCAATGGTATAAACAGAATACGTCAAATTATCAATATGAGGCTATACCAAGTGCCACTGATAGTACTTTGAAAACAGTTGCTTCTGGAAGATATCAAGTTTCTGTTTTTGATGGGGTCAATCTTCCTTTTAATTCAAATAGTTTTTATTTGTTATCAGAAGGAGTTCTTAGATTAAAGAATGATAATGGTGATCTTGTTGCGGACAATATTTTAGCAGTAGGAGATACTTTGAATTTGTTTGCCGAATTAATCGGACCTGATTTACCTTTTGAGGGGAGGTTGGAAAATGGCAAAGGTAGTACGGGATTTACCATGATAGAATCACCTTTTAATTTAAAGGTTGTTCCGACTATGAATAGGCAATTTACGGTCAATACATATTTTTCCCAAAATAGATGTGGAACCTTTTTGAACAGTCAAGGAAGCCGTCAGGTTGCTATAATAGATGATAGTACAAGCGTAAATTTTGAATCGCCTGAAGATTTGGAAGTTTGTGCAGGAGAGACATTATTTATTGATTACAGCAAAATAGGGACATGGGATATTCAAAATAATAAAGTTAGTATGATTTTAGTGCCAGAAACTGGGTCTGCTTATTCCTTTGGAACTTCTTTTCAGAACCCTTTACCAATAACTGTTTCACCTAATGCGGAATTAAACACTCGATTTAAACTTAGTGCGACTGGTATAGTGCCTTATTTTACCTCAGTTGAGAGTGCATTTAATTTTACGGTTACTGAGGTAGGGTGTCCTACGGAGGCTATTATAAAATCATCCGAAGGCGAAACGAGTTGCTTTGGGCTTAGACTAGAAGCTTACCCTACTACAAGTGAAATTACTGGGGCTCTTTATCAGTGGTTTTTTGAAGATGAACCAATCCCTGGAGCTATCAATTCATATTATTTTGTATATAATTCAGGAAATTATAAAGTAAGAGTTTACAATGAAAATGATTATAATAGTACATCAAGACCTTATGAAGTTTTTATCAAGCCCTTTCAAGCGGGAATAGAAATAATTGAAGGAAGTGGCTGTTTAAATGACAAAGAAGTTATACTTAAAGCAAGCTCGCCCAACGCTTCTTACAGTTATAAATGGCTATACTCCGACAAAAGGAATTCTGAATATTCTAATTTGAATGTGGTGGATTCCGTTATTTCGGTGTCAATTCCAGGTTTCTATAAATTGGAGATAAACAATGGTTTGTGTAGTTCTACATCTCGAGCATTTTCTTTTAGTAAAGAAGATGTAATGTTTTCAACAAAAGATGATTTTTCAACTAAGTTGATTGAAAAAGGAGATACAGTCTCATTGAAATTATTATTTACTGGTAATACAGGACCTTTCAATTTTACAATTGATGACGGAAAATTTGAAAAATCTTATTTCTCAAAAGTTAATCCAGCAATCATTAAGGTTAGTCCTCAAGCGTCTAGAAGGTACATTGTAAGTGAAATTTCTACAGGATGTGATTTTCTTGGCAGATATGATTTGACGGCAAATGATGTCCTTATCAATATTGAAGATCGACCTTCTATTAAATTAATGGAACCCCTTAGTCTGGATGTATGTGCTGGTGATATAATAGAAATTCCTTTTGAAAAAACTGGTAATTGGGGGGAGGATTTTAATGTATTAGTAGGTCTGAAGGATTTGTCATCAAATATAACTCACAATTATTTTACTTGGGAAGATTCTTTAAATTCTATAAAACTACCAATACCTCCTTATTATGTGGTTGGTACTAAGTATAAGGTTATGGTAATAGGAAATACTATACCAATACTAAACCCAAGCTTTATTGAAAGTTCTTTTGAATTAAATTTAGTTTCTAATAATTGTTTTCCTTCCGAGGCATATCTTCGTAATTCAGGTGATTGCTCTTCGAAACCTAACTATTCGGCTTATCCAAATGGTGGAAGTTATACATATCAATGGTTTTATAACAATACCGTTATGACAGGGCATACCTCTGCATATTTGTATGATAGTAGAGTAGGAACCTTTAAAGTAAAAGTTACTAACTCATTAGGCCAAACCATTGAATCTAATGAAGTGGTGAGTGAAGGAAATATATTTGGTGAAAATGTTTATCCTTATTTAAGTAATTCAGGATCAGCCCCCCTTTGTGATAACTCTGGGTCTGCTAACTATATATTGAATTATACCTCTTTAAATTCCGGGGTTACTTGGAAATGGTATGGGATGGAAAATTCAACTGGAGGGCTAAGAGAATTAGCTGAAACAGGCCCTAATTTAAGTATACCAAGTCCTGGTAGGTATAGTATAGTTTTAAAAAGTGGTGATTGCGAACGAGTTTATGAAACTAATACTTGCGAGACTCTATTATTATTTGACTCAATTTCAGTTTGCAAAGGACAAAAGATTTTTGCCAAAATGGAAGTGAAAGATCTGGGGTACCCATTCAGAGCAGATAGTTTGGTTTTGCAATTAGTGGATGTTACTGGCTCAACATTAATTGCTGATAGTTTGACGCTTATCAATAGGAATTTTAGTGCGAACGAAACTAAGTTTGACTTAGAGTTTACCTTGCCAAACTTTGTTTCTTCAGGAGACTATCGTTTACGAGTAATTCGAAAAAACGGCTTTATTGGTCCATTAAGTCATGGTGTTTTAAATGTAAAAGCTTTTGATAAACCGAATTCATTTATTCAATCGTCCAATGATTTTATTACGTCAGGAGAAAGTGTTAGCCTGTCAATTCAAAATTGTACCAATGGAACTATTCAATGGGACAATGGTTTTGACGGAACTACGAGGGTAGAGACGCTTTCTAAATCAAAAGCATATAAGGCCATTTGTAAAACAGAAAATTGTATATCAGATATAATGACCAAGCATATAAGGCTTGATTGTGATCCTTTAGAAATGAATGATATCCATACTTCGTCTTCTAAAATAAAGACAATCAATTATGAGAGTGAAATTTTATGCATTGATTACATTGAGGATGAAGATTGGTTTGTTTGGGTGTTTAATGGAAAGCCTTTTTATTTCAAGGTCAGCGTGCCTTATAGCGTTCCAGAAAACAATCTTTATAAGGTGAAACTGACTTACAGCGAAAATCAATTAATCTTTGAAACCCTAGAAGCTACCTTAGGCCAATACTTTTATAATTCTATTCACATGTATGATTCTGATGGGGTAGCATTGTTGAGCAGTGCTGTTAGTAATAAGTCCAATGGGTTCTCAAAAATCACCTATTCATTAACGGAGGAGTGTCCTGAAGTAAAGGATCTATATTCCACATTACTAGATATAGAGGAAAACGAAGTGACAAATCCAAGGGCAGAAAAAATAACTGCAACTAATAAAGTAAAGGATAGTTCTACTTCGGTTTTTAAGGCTGAAAATAATGTAATTCTCAACCCTGGTTTTGAAACGAAAATCATCAATATGGGAAGTTTTGAGGCGTCAATAGAAGGCTGTCCAGAATAA
- a CDS encoding ABC transporter ATP-binding protein, protein MAPPALKTLKPKTFNFKESFEALRYVPRFFKKVREVSPLLFFFNILSRLIDAITPVLMLWVGKMIIDEVILQVSLPEKDLKQLWILVGVELGLAILSDLLKRGVNLTDALLGDQYSNASSVELIQKTAELNLEQLEDAEFYDKLERARRQTTNRVGLMSNILTQTQDVIVIVSLLTGLVVFEPWLIVLLIVSIIPTVINEIKFSGTSYSLSRSWTSERRELDYLRYAGASDVTAKEVKLFGLADYLANRFKILSDKYYEANKKLSIQRASWGSVFNVLGTGAYYGAYVLILMRTVAGVLTIGDLTFLSGSFSSLRNKLQGFFTRFTQITESSLYLKDYFEFLDIKNEETGHDEHLPLPKEIKTGFEFKNVGFHYPNSERWVVRGINFKLLANEKLAFVGENGAGKTTLIKLLLRFYDPTEGQILLEGIDIKKYDRAAYQQYFGVIFQDFVKYELTIRENVAVGKIDQIENVNQLENAAEKSLANQVIDEMPSGLDQQLGRRFKNGKDLSGGQWQKIALARAYMKDAKVLILDEPTSALDARAEFEAFQRFIGLTKGKTAVIISHRFSTVRMADRIMVLKDGKVLEIGTHEELMGNAALYSELFNLQAAGYQ, encoded by the coding sequence ATGGCTCCTCCTGCACTAAAAACATTAAAACCGAAAACCTTCAACTTCAAAGAAAGCTTTGAAGCTTTACGGTACGTTCCCAGATTTTTTAAGAAAGTAAGGGAAGTAAGTCCGCTACTCTTTTTCTTCAATATTCTTTCAAGACTCATTGATGCCATTACGCCAGTTTTGATGCTTTGGGTAGGTAAAATGATTATTGACGAAGTTATTTTACAAGTAAGCCTTCCCGAAAAAGACCTCAAACAGCTTTGGATTTTGGTGGGTGTGGAATTAGGTCTTGCCATATTGTCTGACCTTTTAAAACGTGGTGTTAACCTTACCGATGCACTTTTAGGCGACCAATATTCTAATGCATCATCTGTAGAACTTATACAGAAAACAGCAGAGCTAAATTTAGAACAACTAGAAGACGCTGAGTTTTACGACAAACTAGAAAGGGCTAGACGCCAAACCACCAACAGAGTGGGTTTAATGTCAAATATTTTGACGCAAACGCAGGATGTCATTGTCATTGTTTCTTTGCTAACCGGTTTGGTGGTTTTTGAGCCTTGGCTCATTGTGCTACTCATAGTTTCCATTATCCCGACGGTTATCAACGAAATCAAATTTAGTGGCACCAGTTATTCTTTATCGCGTAGCTGGACATCTGAACGCCGCGAATTAGACTACCTCCGCTATGCAGGTGCTTCTGACGTTACCGCCAAGGAAGTTAAGCTTTTTGGACTGGCAGATTATCTGGCAAATAGATTTAAAATCTTGTCAGACAAATATTACGAAGCGAATAAAAAACTATCCATTCAGCGAGCCTCATGGGGTTCTGTATTTAATGTTTTGGGAACGGGAGCTTATTACGGAGCCTATGTTTTGATTCTTATGAGAACGGTGGCTGGCGTGCTGACCATAGGAGATTTAACCTTCTTGTCGGGTTCATTTAGCAGTCTCCGTAATAAATTACAGGGCTTTTTTACGCGTTTCACGCAAATCACAGAAAGCTCTCTTTACTTAAAAGACTACTTTGAGTTTTTAGACATTAAAAATGAAGAGACTGGCCATGATGAACATTTACCCTTACCAAAGGAAATCAAAACAGGTTTCGAGTTTAAAAATGTAGGTTTCCATTATCCAAACTCAGAAAGATGGGTGGTGAGAGGTATCAATTTCAAATTACTAGCTAATGAGAAACTGGCTTTTGTAGGAGAAAACGGAGCAGGAAAAACGACTTTGATAAAACTTCTTCTACGATTTTACGACCCTACGGAGGGTCAAATATTACTGGAAGGAATTGACATCAAAAAATACGACAGAGCAGCTTATCAGCAATATTTCGGAGTGATTTTTCAGGACTTTGTCAAATATGAACTGACCATAAGGGAAAATGTGGCGGTTGGGAAAATTGACCAAATAGAAAACGTAAATCAATTAGAAAACGCCGCTGAAAAAAGTTTGGCAAATCAGGTGATTGACGAAATGCCTTCTGGTTTAGACCAGCAGTTAGGAAGGCGTTTCAAAAACGGTAAAGACCTTTCTGGCGGACAGTGGCAAAAAATAGCTTTGGCGAGAGCCTATATGAAAGATGCCAAAGTCTTGATTTTAGATGAGCCTACCTCCGCCTTAGACGCCAGAGCCGAGTTTGAGGCCTTTCAGCGATTCATAGGTTTGACCAAAGGAAAAACCGCTGTCATTATCTCTCACAGGTTTAGCACCGTAAGAATGGCAGACCGAATCATGGTGCTAAAAGACGGCAAAGTGCTAGAAATAGGCACACATGAAGAGCTCATGGGTAATGCTGCCTTATATTCTGAACTCTTTAATCTTCAAGCGGCGGGGTATCAATAA